Part of the Campylobacter suis genome, GCTAATTTTCGTAAAGACGCGCTGGCTACAGCACTTCACGCACACTTTATACAGCAAAAGTATCCTCACGCCGAGATAGCGCTATCAGTGCCTAGGCTACGTCCTACAAAGTGTGATGATAGCGTAGGTAGCGATGGAGTGAGTGAAAAAGAGCTATTTGCCGTGCTTTGCGCGTATCGTATATTTTTACCGTATGCAAATATCACCATCTCAACCAGAGAGAGTGAGAAATTTCGAAACGGCGTAGTGGGCGTGGCAGCTAGTAAAATTTCAGCTGGAGTGAGCGTGGGCGTGGGCGAGCATAGCGAAGATGAAAAGAAAGGCGACGGGCAGTTTATCATAAGCGACTGCCGTGATGTCGAGCAAATTTATACTGACATGAAGGCTCTTGGATTAGCGCCCGTGATGAGTAACCATATCTATGTCTAGCAGTAAAAATTTCAAACTCATCTGTGTTAGTAACCGCCATTTAAGCGATGACTTTTTAAGCGATGTTAGGCGCATAGCATATGAAAAAAAGCCTGACTATCTCATACTTAGGGAGCGCTCATTAAGCGAAAGTGAGTATGAGAAACTAGTCCGTAATGTCAGTGAAATTTTGCAAGCAAGCAGGTACGAGCTCATCGTGCATACTCATTTTAATGTCGCGCGAAAGCTAGGTGTAAAAATGGTGCATTTTGGCTTTGATGACTTTGTAGGGTTAAAAAACGGCGGTGCTAGCTTTGATGAGTTTGATAGCGTGGGAGTATCTATACACTCTATCTCGCAGGCAAAAA contains:
- a CDS encoding thiamine phosphate synthase — encoded protein: MSSSKNFKLICVSNRHLSDDFLSDVRRIAYEKKPDYLILRERSLSESEYEKLVRNVSEILQASRYELIVHTHFNVARKLGVKMVHFGFDDFVGLKNGGASFDEFDSVGVSIHSISQAKIARDLGANYIIAGHIFDTPSHAGEPGRGIEFLEEILRLNITTYAIGGVNFNNLDMIKSIGAHWACMMREFVK